A single region of the Salvia splendens isolate huo1 unplaced genomic scaffold, SspV2 ctg1098, whole genome shotgun sequence genome encodes:
- the LOC121788606 gene encoding uncharacterized protein LOC121788606 isoform X2 has product MEDLRHDFFTDIFGGAPRPRSIFSHQISADASFYDDVFWSTETAPPPSLRRRGRNLPLLDIPSLQHKQKSRSFIDIFGLDKKKKKKEEEEKRSYSESAGDVAMSAAKLRAMDIKTKWTSTRNGDSDHKKWALFSDLDCENKLGGCPPRIEENVTNIEQIKLRMKAEIIDEEMEIDEDEFVSSYVIELDCCSRETASAYVPSDVDEAIAWAKQKLHSQEKPTLATRVMNDESRGVEKEDDRSIVDEKIRLWLSGKESDIRLLLSSLHRIVWPNSGWMAIPLTKLMESSQVKKAYQKAILCLHPDKLQQRGASLLHKYIAHKVFAALQDAWTTFSSLDVSKIY; this is encoded by the exons atggaGGATCTCCGTCACGACTTCTTCACCGACATTTTCGGTGGTGCCCCGCGCCCACGTAGCATATTCTCCCACCAAATATCCGCCGacgctagcttctacgacgatgTCTTCTGGTCGACGGAGACGGCGCCGCCGCCGTCGCTGAGGCGGAGGGGACGGAATTTGCCCCTTTTGGATATTCCTTCGTTGCAGCATAAGCAAAAGAGTCGTTCCTTCATAGACATTTTTGGGCTggataagaagaagaagaagaaggaggaggaggagaagaggtCGTATTCCGAATCAGCCGGCGACGTTGCTATGTCAGCGGCGAAGCTCAG AGCAATGGACATAAAGACCAAGTGGACTTCCACGAGAAACGGAGATTCCGATCATAAAAAATGGGCACTATTTTCCGATTTGGATTGTGAAAACAAATTAGGGGGCTGCCCTCCTCGAATTGAGGAAAATGTTACTAACATTGAGCAGATAAAATTGAGAATGAAAGCAGAAATAATTGATGAAGAAATGGAAATTGATGAAGATGAGTTTGTGAGCTCATACGTTATAGAGCTTGATTGTTGCAGTAGAGAAACTGCAAGTGCTTATGTACCGAGTGACGTTGATGAAGCGATCGCGTGGGCCAAGCAAAAGCTTCACTCCCAAGAGAAACCCACACTTG CCACAAGAGTGATGAATGATGAGTCAAGAGGGGTTGAG AAAGAGGATGATAGGAGCATTGTTGATGAAAAGATAAGGTTGTGGTTGAGCGGCAAGGAATCCGATATCCGGCTGCTATTGTCTTCCCTTCATCGGATCGTATGGCCTAACAGCGGGTGGATGGCGATACCTCTAACGAAACTAATGGAGAGCTCACAAGTGAAGAAAGCTTATCAAAAAGCAATTCTATGCCTACATCCAGACAAGCTTCAGCAAAGAGGAGCATCACTCTTACACAAGTACATTGCACACAAGGTCTTCGCCGCTCTTCAA GATGCTTGGACAACATTTAGCTCCCTGGATGTCTCCAAAATCTATTGA
- the LOC121788606 gene encoding uncharacterized protein LOC121788606 isoform X1 yields the protein MEDLRHDFFTDIFGGAPRPRSIFSHQISADASFYDDVFWSTETAPPPSLRRRGRNLPLLDIPSLQHKQKSRSFIDIFGLDKKKKKKEEEEKRSYSESAGDVAMSAAKLRAMDIKTKWTSTRNGDSDHKKWALFSDLDCENKLGGCPPRIEENVTNIEQIKLRMKAEIIDEEMEIDEDEFVSSYVIELDCCSRETASAYVPSDVDEAIAWAKQKLHSQEKPTLAATRVMNDESRGVEKEDDRSIVDEKIRLWLSGKESDIRLLLSSLHRIVWPNSGWMAIPLTKLMESSQVKKAYQKAILCLHPDKLQQRGASLLHKYIAHKVFAALQDAWTTFSSLDVSKIY from the exons atggaGGATCTCCGTCACGACTTCTTCACCGACATTTTCGGTGGTGCCCCGCGCCCACGTAGCATATTCTCCCACCAAATATCCGCCGacgctagcttctacgacgatgTCTTCTGGTCGACGGAGACGGCGCCGCCGCCGTCGCTGAGGCGGAGGGGACGGAATTTGCCCCTTTTGGATATTCCTTCGTTGCAGCATAAGCAAAAGAGTCGTTCCTTCATAGACATTTTTGGGCTggataagaagaagaagaagaaggaggaggaggagaagaggtCGTATTCCGAATCAGCCGGCGACGTTGCTATGTCAGCGGCGAAGCTCAG AGCAATGGACATAAAGACCAAGTGGACTTCCACGAGAAACGGAGATTCCGATCATAAAAAATGGGCACTATTTTCCGATTTGGATTGTGAAAACAAATTAGGGGGCTGCCCTCCTCGAATTGAGGAAAATGTTACTAACATTGAGCAGATAAAATTGAGAATGAAAGCAGAAATAATTGATGAAGAAATGGAAATTGATGAAGATGAGTTTGTGAGCTCATACGTTATAGAGCTTGATTGTTGCAGTAGAGAAACTGCAAGTGCTTATGTACCGAGTGACGTTGATGAAGCGATCGCGTGGGCCAAGCAAAAGCTTCACTCCCAAGAGAAACCCACACTTG CAGCCACAAGAGTGATGAATGATGAGTCAAGAGGGGTTGAG AAAGAGGATGATAGGAGCATTGTTGATGAAAAGATAAGGTTGTGGTTGAGCGGCAAGGAATCCGATATCCGGCTGCTATTGTCTTCCCTTCATCGGATCGTATGGCCTAACAGCGGGTGGATGGCGATACCTCTAACGAAACTAATGGAGAGCTCACAAGTGAAGAAAGCTTATCAAAAAGCAATTCTATGCCTACATCCAGACAAGCTTCAGCAAAGAGGAGCATCACTCTTACACAAGTACATTGCACACAAGGTCTTCGCCGCTCTTCAA GATGCTTGGACAACATTTAGCTCCCTGGATGTCTCCAAAATCTATTGA